In the Engystomops pustulosus chromosome 2, aEngPut4.maternal, whole genome shotgun sequence genome, one interval contains:
- the PCF11 gene encoding pre-mRNA cleavage complex 2 protein Pcf11: protein MAADDAREDACRDYQSSLEDLTFNSKPHINMLTILAEENVQFARDIVTLIEAQIAKAPSTEKLPVMYLMDSIVKNVGRDYLAAFAKNIVSTFVNVFEKVDENTRKSLYKLRSTWDEIFPNKKLYALDLRVNQLDPAWPVKPLAASVNSPSIHVNPKFLNKPEDGPASTTPAPKPAKRAPVVPAEVPKPVLSQEQIIRQQLLLKQKQLLELQQKKLELELEQTKAQLTSTLSVPAKPLVLPEVPHPPTKTPLLPTPTRNEKERALVPPLPVEKHAAEKHGVPTRDPRLNRGGQHSTHHKDQGSKKDSKANLHSADKPVKASAIDKVSSSTRQEKGKTSGEKIPKKEQPHADHKAKAKSPSPMKAKLPHSKEAKSTDSDVSKRDPRLRKHLSEKAEEKPEEIKEKRRSTEKKEEHKSSEHRPSGNRSKLANGLPKTDPGVNKADKQATKPNRAPARKRSRSRSPKTRSPVLSPKRRDRRSPVKRRQRSLSPIPSLLKIGKVRPPGVKPPRTEEFPPSTREERSKRIPKIDARDRRLKKSSEERQQQDLSAQTSLRSNSEPKENVENWQESKNSKRWRPSWEDSKTSQSGEHQQGNRTPHARHRDSWGGSKGILSPRTPKQQAWLSVDANLQIPKELTSADKGELLKKANEHLASGKITQDDFLVVAHQIRQLFQYQDERRRSSVYEDSPEDIKGGGRKKTLLSNAELNYYEHKAKLRRTQVQNFLEQGFLDMDDMDFDGRECKMDDLMQGSLSPGARPHNDDLVHDGLRRHDEDRDIPKGLLEDPRLPFNEPYPHKRSRYNDPELPFVDDKPLIGQDNLPHVGLHEERRPLLETPALLPVGRGDGPNVFQDQFQDSNVLNARSDSPAQSGPLFDSTSGLRPDPLFDSELVDAQRFENLPGQPINQPMQRFEGQNPIISNPPMNNQRIDVLPGPPLGPQRFDGPQSRLMGAQRFDGVQPMGPSRFEGGLGPQRFDNGSGPQNFDGHQRFDGPQRFEGGHQRFDGPPRPLLQQRFDGPQCQPMRFDQPMQPMGAMNFDGPQGPRFDGPPGPRFDGPQGLRFDGPPGPRFDGPPGPRFDGPPGGRFDHGPSPQPLMRFDGPMGQNVPRFDNPQVHRFDNQPPHLQRYDVMPGQPHQRFDGPPGHQTPPRFDGPMQMQQRFDGMMPQRFDGPNQQQRFDGPGVHPGQRFDNLNAQPMGQNVPPFGQNVPFEHQNMFPGQFQRPEQRFDMPQGPGFSAPPGPGVQGFPNQLQRPAAPYFEDKNPQGPGFGHFNMQPNPQFQPMDNMAQPAPFTQEPLTSAQMPNTGVFAPNQPAPAFSNPENHLGQLDVNELFSKLLSTGILKVSQAESASSQATEASTQSTQEEEEEEPSEDPDVPDLTGFAMEDLKQRHESIITRLYTGIQCYSCGMRFTKSQTDVYADHLDWHYRQNRTEKDVSRKITHRRWYYSLKDWIEFEEIADLEERAKSQFFEKVHEEVILKTQEAAKEKEFQSVPAGPAGADEICDICKEQFEQYWDEEEEEWHLKNAMRVNEKIFHPSCYEDYKNTSSFLDSSPSPSKTLLENPLNAMLRLVKEETADTSEPSVRVKEEPSGDAAPSCAETIPLLSDIKPEAAAQV, encoded by the exons GCTCCTAGCACAGAGAAGCTTCCAGTCATGTATCTTATGGATTCCATTGTAAAAAATGTCGGAAGAGACTATCTCGCAGCGTTTGCTAAAAACATAGTTTCCACCTTTGTTAATGTGTTCGAAAAG GTGGATGAAAACACTAGGAAAAGTTTGTATAAATTACGGTCGACATGGGATGAAATATTTCCCAACAAAAAACTGTATGCACTTGACCTGCGGGTCAATCAGCTGGACCCTGCCTGGCCTGTTAAACCTTTAGCTGCCAGTGTGAATTCACCCAGTATCCACGTGAATCCTAAATTCCTTAACAAG CCAGAAGATGGGCCTGCAAGCACAACCCCGGCGCCCAAACCTGCAAAACGTGCCCCAGTTGTTCCGGCTGAGGTACCAAAGCCGGTCCTCTCCCAGGAGCAGATAATAAGGCAGCAGCTGCTGTTGAAGCAGAAACAATTGTTAGAGCTGCAACAAAAGAAGTTAGAGCTGGAATTAGAACAGACAAAGGCACAACTG ACAAGTACACTCTCCGTACCTGCAAAGCCCCTTGTGTTGCCAGAGGTTCCACACCCGCCAACGAAAACTCCTCTTCTGCCTACACCAACTCGCAACGAAAAGGAAAGGGCGTTGGTGCCACCCCTGCCGGTGGAAAAACATGCAGCTGAAAAGCATGGCGTGCCAACCAGAGACCCTCGGCTTAACAGAGGTGGTCAACATTCAACACATCATAAAGATCAAGGATCCAAAAAAGACAGCAAAGCAAACCTACACTCGGCTGACAAACCTGTGAAAGCTTCAGCCATTGATAAAGTCAGCTCCTCGACAAGACAAGAAAAGGGCAAAACAAGTGGTGAAAAGATCCCTAAAAAGGAACAGCCACATGCAGACCATAAAGCTAAAGCCAAGTCCCCTTCTCCCATGAAAGCGAAGTTGCCTCACTCCAAAGAAGCCAAGTCTACAGACTCCGATGTAAGTAAGCGGGATCCGAGACTACGCAAGCACCTCAGTGAGAAAGCCGAGGAGAAACCAGAGGAAATAAAGGAGAAAAGGCGGAGCACAGAGAAAAAAGAGGAGCACAAGTCATCAGAGCATCGTCCGTCTGGAAACAGGAGCAAATTGGCTAACGGCTTGCCGAAAACTGACCCTGGTGTGAACAAGGCCGATAAACAAGCCACAAAACCGAACAGGGCCCCTGCGCGGAAGAGATCCCGATCCCGCTCTCCTAAGACGAGATCCCCAGTGCTGTCCCCCAAGAGGAGAGACAGGAGATCGCCAGTCAAACGGCGGCAAAGAAGCCTCTCTCCAATTCCTTCACTCCTAAAAATTGGCAAAGTGCGCCCCCCAGGTGTGAAACCGCCTCGCACAGAGGAGTTTCCACCAAGTACCCGAGAGGAGAGAAGTAAAAGAATCCCTAAGATAGACGCCCGGGATCGGAGGCTAAAGAAGAGCTCAGAGGAGAGACAGCAGCAGGACCTCTCAGCTCAGACATCTCTAAGGTCCAACTCGGAGCCCAAAGAGAATGTGGAGAACTGGCAGGAGTCCAAGAACAGCAAAAGATGGAGGCCGAGCTGGGAGGACAGTAAAAC ATCACAAAGTGGCGAACACCAGCAGGGTAACAGGACCCCACACGCAAGACATCGGGACAGCTGGGGGGGGAGCAAGGGCATCCTCTCGCCTCGAACACCTAAGCAACAGGCCTGGCTGAGCGTGGACGCCAACCTGCAAATCCCAAAGGAGTTAACCAGCGCAGACAAGGGGGAACTActgaaaaag GCAAATGAGCATTTGGCATCAGGAAAAATTACCCAGGATGACTTCCTGGTGGTGGCTCATCAAATTCGTCAACTCTTTCAATACCAAGATGAGAGACGGCGATCTAGTGTTTACGAAGACTCCCCGGAAGACATCAAAGGTGGTGGCAGGAAAAAAACGCTCCTTTCTAACGCCGAATTAAATTATTACGAGCATAAGGCCAAGCTGAGGAGAACACAAGTGCAGAACTTCCTGGAACAAGGCTTCCTCGATATGGATGATATGGATTTCGATGGAAGAGAATGCAAGATGGATGATTTAATGCAGGGCAGTTTGTCGCCAGGGGCCAGACCTCACAATGACGACCTAGTCCATGACGGCCTCCGGAGACACGATGAGGACAGAGATATTCCTAAAG GCTTATTAGAAGACCCAAGGTTGCCGTTCAATGAACCGTACCCCCACAAGAGATCCAGATATAATGACCCCGAGCTTCCCTTTGTAGATGATAAACCTCTCATCGGTCAGGATAACCTACCACACGTCGGTCTACACGAGGAGAGGAGACCACTGCTAGAGACGCCAGCACTACTGCCGGTCGGTAGAGGAGATGGCCCTAACGTATTCCAAGACCAATTCCAGGATTCCAATGTCCTAAATGCAAGATCAGATTCTCCTGCACAATCTGGCCCTCTGTTTGACAGCACATCAGGTCTGAGGCCTGACCCCCTCTTTGATAGCGAATTAGTGGACGCCCAAAGATTTGAGAACTTACCCGGTCAACCAATAAACCAACCTATGCAGAGATTTGAAGGCCAGAATCCAATTATTTCTAATCCACCAATGAATAACCAACGGATTGATGTCCTACCAGGGCCACCATTGGGTCCACAGAGATTTGATGGACCACAAAGTAGACTTATGGGAGCTCAAAGGTTTGATGGTGTGCAGCCAATGGGGCCTTCAAGATTCGAAGGAGGATTGGGGCCGCAAAGGTTTGATAATGGATCAGGACCTCAAAATTTTGATGGCCATCAAAGATTTGATGGGCCTCAGAGATTTGAAGGGGGACATCAGAGATTTGATGGGCCTCCCAGGCCGTTACTACAGCAGAGGTTTGATGGTccgcagtgtcagcctatgaggTTTGATCAACCAATGCAGCCTATGGGAGCGATGAACTTTGACGGGCCACAGGGTCCAAGATTCGACGGACCTCCTGGCCCTAGGTTTGATGGGCCACAAGGTCTTAGATTTGATGGACCTCCTGGTCCTAGATTCGATGGGCCACCAGGTCCTAGATTCGATGGCCCACCAGGTGGAAGGTTCGATCACGGACCCAGTCCACAGCCTTTAATGCGATTTGATGGACCAATGGGGCAGAACGTCCCTAGATTTGATAATCCACAAGTACATAGATTTGATAACCAGCCGCCTCACTTACAACGCTACGATGTTATGCCAGGGCAGCCACATCAAAGATTCGATGGCCCTCCTGGTCACCAGACACCGCCAAGATTTGATGGACCAATGCAGATGCAGCAGCGGTTTGATGGGATGATGCCCCAGCGTTTCGATGGTCCGAATCAGCAGCAGAGATTTGATGGACCCGGTGTACACCCTGGGCAGCGGTTCGACAACTTAAATGCTCAGCCCATGGGACAAAACGTGCCGCCATTTGGGCAGAATGTGCCATTTGAACATCAGAATATGTTTCCCGGACAGTTTCAGAGGCCAGAACAAAGGTTTGACATGCCACAGGGTCCAGGCTTCTCCGCTCCACCCGGCCCTGGAGTGCAGGGATTCCCTAACCAGCTCCAGAGACCTGCTGCACCCTACTTTGAGGATAAAAATCCACAGGGGCCTGGGTTCGGACACTTTAATATGCAGCCAAATCCACAG TTTCAGCCTATGGATAATATGGCCCAACCTGCACCTTTTACCCAAGAACCTCTGACCTCTGCACAGATGCCTAACACTGGAGTATTTGCACCTAACCAGCCTG cACCTGCATTTTCCAATCCGGAGAATCACTTGGGTCAACTGGATGTCAATGAGTTGTTTTCCAAGCTGCTTTCCACGGGAATCCTTAAAGTATCTCAGGCTGAAAGCGCCTCCTCTC AAGCCACAGAAGCCTCTACTCAGTCTAcacaagaagaggaggaggaagaaccgTCGGAGGATCCCGATGTTCCTGACCTCACAGGCTTTGCTATGGAAGACTTGAAACA ACGCCATGAGAGTATAATAACCCGCCTGTACACGGGCATCCAGTGCTACTCGTGCGGGATGAGGTTTACCAAATCCCAGACAGACGTCTACGCCGATCACTTGGACTGGCATTACCGACAAAACCGAACGGAGAAGGACGTCAGCAGAAAAATAACGCACCGCAGATGGTACTACAGCCTAAAG GACTGGATAGAGTTTGAGGAAATTGCTGACTTGGAAGAAAGAGCCAAAAGTCAgttctttgaaaaagtccacgaGGAGGTTATATTAAAAACCCAGGAGGCTGCAAAGGAAAAGGAATTTCAGAGCGTTCCAGCCGGACCTGCcggagcagatgag ATCTGTGACATCTGCAAGGAGCAGTTTGAACAGTAttgggatgaggaggaggaggaatggcaTCTAAAGAACGCCATGCGGGTCAATGAGAAG aTTTTCCATCCATCCTGCTACGAAGACTATAAAAAT ACGTCCTCCTTTTTAGACAGCTCGCCCTCCCCTAGTAAAACCCTTCTAGAAAACCCACTGAACGCCATGTTAAGGCTGGTAAAAGAGGAGACGGCGGACACTTCAGAGCCGTCAGTGAGGGTAAAGGAGGAGCCCAGTGGGGACGCAGCCCCTTCGTGCGCTGAGACCATCCCTCTGTTATCCGACATCAAGCCCGAAGCGGCCGCTCAAGTGTGA
- the ANKRD42 gene encoding ankyrin repeat domain-containing protein 42 yields MPAVPAEGLQQRRRDHSSIHEAVRCGHVEELAAIVKSGTSVNEVDPVHRFTPLHWAAHAGSLECLHWLLWHGANITDVTTRGWTATHLAAIKGQDACMQALILSGADLSALDDRRCTPTHLAASHGHSFTLQTILRSGADANIRDINGWTPVHYAAFHGRLGCLQLLGRWSASLEEVDNNGNPPVHLAAMEGHLHCLKFLLSKVSSFTRAVEARNNKGENPKELARRFYKERIIQYIDSMEYERDHPEEGENLVFPAHVAALKGDLVTLRKLVESGIININERDDKGSTPLHKAAGHGQVECIQWLLEMGADHNIPNEAGETPRDVAKRFAQLSAVKLLGGGADEDSEEEIGEDDPLFFERHGVEGSTDQQDDVNMSAAQRKQARMRAYDKMKELEKLLEIAKSNFKHLGGILEEENQRKKEQKESEKVIRDLEAQLEYERLRREKMEIQLDEYRVRISQLNSTLEQMKPPSRASSKLPEAYKEKKSSKKRSSQQLNPGGVFVRRGSEK; encoded by the exons ATGCCTGCGGTACCGGCAGAAG ggctgcagcagaggaggagagaTCACAGCAGCATCCATGAGGCGGTGCGCTGCGGACACGTGGAGGAGCTGGCGGCCATCGTCAAGAGCGGGACCAGTGTGAACGAGGTGGATCCGGTGCACAGGTTCACACCGCTGCACTGGGCGGCACATGCCGGGAGCCTGGAG TGTCTCCACTGGTTACTGTGGCACGGAGCCAACATCACCGACGTCACCACCAGAGGATGGACAGCCACTCACCTAGCCGCTATAAAAGGGCAAGATGCCTGCATGCAG GCTCTGATCCTCAGTGGAGCAGACTTGTCAGCACTGGATGACAGGCGCTGCACTCCTACACACCTGGCGGCTTCTCATGGACACTCATTCACTCTTCAGACCATCCTGCGTAGTGGAGCA gATGCAAACATCCGTGACATCAATGGCTGGACACCTGTACATTATGCTGCATTTCATGGCCGACTTGGCTGCTTACAGCTCCTTGGCAGGTGGAGCGCATCACTGGAAGAAGTGGATAACAATGGAAACCCACCAG TACATCTTGCAGCCATGGAGGGGCATCTTCACTGCTTAAAATTCCTCCTCAGTAAAGTCTCGAGCTTCACTCGTGCTGTAGAGGCGAGGAACAATAAGGGAGAGAACCCTAAGGAGCTGGCGAGAAGATTTTACAAGGAGAGGATCATTCAATATATAGACAGCATGGAGTATGAGAGGGACCATCCAGAAGAGGGCGAGA ATCTAGTATTTCCGGCTCACGTCGCGGCACTGAAAGGTGATCTGGTTACCCTCCGGAAACTGGTAGAGAGCGGAATAATTAATATTAACGAACGTGATGACAAAGGCTCCACCCCCTTACATAAAG CCGCCGGCCACGGGCAAGTGGAGTGCATCCAGTGGCTGCTGGAGATGGGGGCCGACCACAACATCCCCAACGAGGCCGGAGAGACCCCAAGAGATGTCGCTAAAAG GTTTGCACAGTTATCGGCTGTAAAGCTCCTGGGGGGAGGAGCAGATGAAGACTCCGAGGAGGAGATCGGTGAAGATGATCCTCTGTTTTTTGAGAGACACGGGGTAGAAGGAAGCACCGACCAACAGGACGACGTGAATATGAGCGCCGCCCAGAGGAAACAGGCCCGCA TGAGGGCCTACGATAAAATGAAGGAACTGGAGAAGCTCCTGGAGATCGCAAAGAGCAACTTTAAGCATCTGGGCGGCATCCTGGAGGAAGAAAAccagaggaagaaggagcagaaggAATCTGAGAA GGTGATCAGAGACCTGGAGGCGCAGCTGGAGTACGAGCGCCTGCGCCGGGAGAAGATGGAGATCCAGCTGGACGAGTACAGGGTGCGCATCTCTCAGCTGAACAGCACCCTGGAGCAGATGAAGCCGCCGTCCAGAGCCAGCAGC AAGCTGCCTGAGGCGTATAAGGAGAAGAAAAGCTCCAAGAAAAGATCATCTCAGCAGCTGAACCCTGGCGGAGTGTTTGTGAGGAGAGGATCGGAGAAGTAG